In Brevibacillus brevis, a genomic segment contains:
- a CDS encoding sugar ABC transporter permease encodes MLYTRKQAYWMMAPLAVVVIALVAFPTLYAYFVSVHDARLSGASASFIGLNNYTATLTNGSFYGSIWYSAKFALFATIAELIAGVGLALLFNRTFRAKGLFTSLLLLPLMVAPSLFALIFRLMLNDFVGVVPYYLNEWGIRVQPFDPALVNTTLIAIDALQWTPFVFVIVYAGLATIPDELYEAARVDGASPVQSFVRITLPLLVPTLAIVAFLRGIDAFKIYDMIYVLTNGGPGELTTSVSLFIYKKAFLEGNIGEAAAASILLTFILAPLLGLAVKFIVRRGA; translated from the coding sequence TTGCTGTACACGAGAAAACAGGCGTACTGGATGATGGCTCCTTTGGCAGTAGTGGTGATCGCGCTGGTCGCGTTTCCCACCCTGTACGCTTATTTCGTGAGCGTGCATGATGCCCGGCTGTCGGGAGCATCTGCCTCCTTTATCGGTCTAAATAACTACACGGCGACGCTGACAAACGGATCGTTTTACGGCTCCATTTGGTACAGTGCAAAGTTTGCGCTGTTTGCGACCATCGCGGAGCTGATCGCCGGAGTGGGGCTCGCCCTCTTGTTCAATCGGACGTTTCGGGCAAAAGGACTGTTTACGAGCTTGCTCCTTCTCCCGTTGATGGTGGCACCATCCTTGTTTGCCCTTATCTTTCGCCTCATGCTTAACGATTTCGTGGGAGTGGTGCCGTACTACTTGAACGAATGGGGAATAAGGGTGCAGCCCTTTGACCCCGCATTGGTAAACACGACGCTGATCGCGATCGACGCTTTGCAGTGGACGCCATTCGTTTTCGTGATCGTCTACGCCGGCCTAGCGACCATTCCCGACGAGCTGTACGAAGCGGCGCGAGTGGACGGGGCGAGTCCCGTGCAGAGCTTCGTTCGGATCACGCTGCCGCTGCTCGTACCGACGCTCGCGATCGTTGCTTTTCTGCGGGGGATCGACGCGTTCAAGATTTACGACATGATCTACGTCCTGACCAATGGCGGGCCGGGAGAGCTCACGACGAGCGTCAGCCTGTTCATTTACAAAAAGGCGTTTCTGGAAGGCAATATCGGAGAGGCAGCAGCCGCGAGCATCCTGTTGACCTTCATTCTGGCCCCGCTGCTGGGCCTGGCCGTGAAATTCATCGTGAGGAGGGGAGCCTAG